From a single Phacochoerus africanus isolate WHEZ1 chromosome 11, ROS_Pafr_v1, whole genome shotgun sequence genomic region:
- the LOC125111757 gene encoding olfactory receptor 4D5, with the protein MNPTNHSQVTGFVLLGLSQVWELRFFFFIVFSVVYLMTVTGNLLIVAIVTSDPRLHTTMYFLLGNLSFLDFCYSSITAPRMLVDLLLGNPIISFGGCLTQLFFFHFTGGIKIFLLTVMAYDRYVAISQPLRYTLIMNRTVCGLLMAASWVGGFIHSIVQVGLTMQLPFCGPDKLDNFYCDVPQLIKLACTDTFVLELLMVSNNGLVTLLCFLVLLGSYTALLVMLRSHSREGRSKALSTCASHIAVVTLIFVPCVYIYARPFRTFPMDKVVSVLYTMVTPMLNPAIYTLRNKEVITAMKKLWRRQKDPLGPFEH; encoded by the coding sequence ATGAACCCAACAAACCATTCCCAGGTGACAGGTTTCGTCCTCCTGGGGCTCTCTCAAGTATGGGAGCTCCGATTCTTCTTCTTCATCGTCTTCTCTGTTGTATATCTTATGACTGTAACTGGAAATCTCCTTATTGTGGCCATAGTGACCTCTGACCCACGCCTGCACACAACCATGTACTTTCTCTTAGGCAATCTTTCTTTCCTGGACTTTTGCTACTCATCTATCACAGCGCCTAGGATGCTGGTTGACTTGCTCTTAGGCAATCCCATCATTTCCTTTGGTGGCTGCCTGACTCAGCTCTTCTTCTTCCACTTCACTGGTGGCATCAAGATCTTTCTGCTGACGGTCATGGCGTATGACCGCTATGTTGCCATTTCCCAGCCCCTGCGCTACACGCTCATTATGAATCGGACAGTCTGTGGGCTTCTCATGGCAGCCTCCTGGGTAGGGGGCTTCATCCACTCCATTGTACAGGTTGGACTGACCATGCAGCTGCCATTCTGTGGCCCTGACAAGCTGGACAACTTTTACTGTGATGTACCTCAGCTCATCAAATTGGCCTGCACGGATACCTTTGTCTTAGAGCTTCTGATGGTGTCCAACAATGGCCTGGTAACCCTGCTATGTTTTCTGGTGCTCCTGGGATCCTACACAGCACTGCTAGTCATGCTCCGAAGCCACTCGCGGGAGGGCCGCAGCAAAGCCTTGTCCACCTGTGCCTCCCACATTGCAGTGGTGACCTTAATCTTTGTGCCTTGCGTCTATATCTACGCAAGGCCATTTCGAACATTCCCCATGGACAAGGTGGTCTCTGTGCTGTACACGATGGTCACTCCCATGCTGAATCCTGCCATCTATACCTTGAGAAATAAGGAAGTGATCACGGCCATGAAGAAGCTGTGGAGGAGGCAAAAGGACCCTCTGGGACCCTTTGAGCACTGA
- the LOC125112122 gene encoding olfactory receptor 6T1, whose amino-acid sequence MSPENWTQVTGFVLLGFPSSHTLKFLLFLGLLGIYVVTATGNLLIIGLSWMDRRLHTQMYFFLRNLSFLELLLVSVVVPKMLVIILTGDHSISYASCMIQSYLYFLLGTTDFFLLAVMSMDRFLAICRPLHYETLMSGHVCSQLVLASWLAGFLCILCPTILMASLPFCGPNDIDHFFCDSWPLLRLSCGDTRLLELVAFVLSTSVLLGSLALISVSYACILATVLRAPTASERKKALSTCASHLTVVVIVYGSSSFLYIRMSEAQSMQFNKGASVLSCIITPLLNPFIFSLRNEKVKQALRDALSGFRPMDVGDDEGHK is encoded by the coding sequence ATGAGTCCTGAGAACTGGACTCAGGTAACAGGGTTTGTCCTTCTGGGTTTCCCCAGTAGCCACACTCTGAAGTTCCTGCTGTTCCTGGGCTTGTTGGGGATCTATGTTGTCACAGCCACCGGCAACCTGCTAATCATTGGGCTCAGCTGGATGGACAGACGCCTGCACACACAGATGTACTTCTTCCTGCGGAACCTGTCCTTCCTGGAGCTGTTGCTCGTGTCTGTTGTGGTTCCCAAGATGCTTGTCATCATCCTCACAGGGGATCACTCCATCTCATATGCCAGCTGTATGATCCAGTCCTACCTCTACTTCCTCCTAGGCACCACTGACTTCTTCCTCTTAGCTGTCATGTCTATGGATCGCTTCCTGGCAATATGCCGGCCGCTCCACTATGAGACCCTGATGAGTGGTCATGTCTGCTCCCAACTGGTACTAGCCTCCTGGCTAGCTGGCTTCCTTTGCATCCTTTGCCCCACCATCCTCATGGCCAGCCTACCATTCTGTGGTCCCAATGATATTGACCACTTCTTTTGTGACAGTTGGCCCTTGCTAAGGCTTTCTTGTGGGGACACCCGCCTGCTGGAGCTGGTGGCTTTTGTGCTGTCCACGTCAGTGCTGCTGGGCTCGCTGGCACTTATCTCAGTTTCCTATGCCTGCATTCTTGCCACTGTTCTCAGGGCCCCCACAGCTTCTGAGCGAAAGAAAGCATTGTCCACTTGTGCCTCACATCTTACGGTGGTGGTCATTGTCTATGGCAGCTCCAGTTTTCTCTATATCCGTATGTCAGAGGCTCAATCCATGCAGTTCAACAAAGGTGCCTCAGTCCTGAGCTGTATCATCACACCCCTCCTGAACCCATTCATCTTCAGTCTTCGCAATGAGAAAGTGAAGCAAGCCCTAAGAGATGCCCTAAGTGGATTCAGGCCCATGGATGTGGGAGACGACGAGGGTCACAAGTAA